From the genome of candidate division WOR-3 bacterium:
TATTACTGTGGTTGGTGATGACGATCAATCTATATATAGTTGGCGTGGGGCAGAGGTGAAAAATATTTTGAACTTTCCCATTGATTTTGAAAATACAAAGATAATTAAGCTCGAGCGTAATTATCGTTCCACCAAGAGTATTCTTGATTTGGCGAATGCCGTTATACGAAACAATCGTATCCGTTATGAAAAGGTTTTGTGGTGCGAAAATGAGATTGGTGAGAAACCGCTTTTAAGAGCCTGTTCGAGTGAGCTTGATGAAGCTAAACGGGTTGTTGATGAAATAGAAAGGCTTCTTGAAGCCGGGGTTGAATCGAATAAGATAGCAGTCCTTTATAGGATTAATGCCCAATCGAGAACATTTGAGGAGGAGCTTTCTCGGCGCGGGATTTTGTATCAAATTGTTGGTGGGATAAGTTTTTATGAACGAGCCGAGATCAAAGATATGCTTGCGTATTTAAGGTTGATTGTTAATCCAAAGGATAATGTCGCATTTATGCGGGCTGTTAATACTCCTCCGAGGGGGGTTGGAAGGTCCAGTTTGAATGCGTTAGCTGAGATCAGCACAAAGGAGGGTCTTTCGCTTTATGAGGCATCTAAAAATGCATCAGGGTTGAGGATACCGTCAAGGGCAAAAGCAGGCTTAAAGGAATTTGTCGATTTGGTTGAGCAAGCAAAAGAGAAAAGCAATAATGTGTATGCTGCTCTCAAAGAAATTGTCGAAAAAAGCGGCTACATAAAGATGCTTGAGGAGGAGGCTTCTTTAGAAAGCGAGGATAGAATTGAAAACATTTACGAGCTTTTATCGTCAGCCTATTCGTTTGTTGATGCCCATACTGAGCGGGGATCAGTTGCAGATTATCTTGCTGATGTTTCGCTTTTGACAAGCGTTGATCTTTGGGATGATAGTTTAAACAGGGTAAATCTTATGACAATTCATTCTGCTAAGGGACTCGAGTTTGACTATGTTTTTCTTGTTGGTCTTGAGGATGGGCTTTTTCCGCTTTTTTCTGCTTATGAGCAAGAACATGATCTTGAGGAGGAACGACGGCTTTTTTATGTCGCTATTACACGGGCGAAAAAAAGGTTATACCTTTCTTTTGCTCGTTCCAGGCTTCTTCGAGGACAACAAAATTACTCAACGCCCTCAATTTTTTTAACAGAAATACCTAAAGAGTTTGTTAACGAGGAAAAACCTTCTATAGATTCCGTTTGTGACAATGATTTCCAAATAACAATAAACTCTATTGTCTTACATCCTTACTTTGGGCAAGGAAGGGTTGTTGAAATCCGAGGCTATGGAAAAAACGCTATTGTCACAGTTTATTTCAAGTCTCATGGATTAGTTAAACTTTCCCTTGCTCACACGGAGCTTGAGCTCCTGTAAATTTTTCGTTTTAAAATTTTTCCCTTGCGAGGATTATAAGGCTGTAGTATATTAATATTGCGGGTGAGTTAC
Proteins encoded in this window:
- a CDS encoding 3'-5' exonuclease, yielding ITVVGDDDQSIYSWRGAEVKNILNFPIDFENTKIIKLERNYRSTKSILDLANAVIRNNRIRYEKVLWCENEIGEKPLLRACSSELDEAKRVVDEIERLLEAGVESNKIAVLYRINAQSRTFEEELSRRGILYQIVGGISFYERAEIKDMLAYLRLIVNPKDNVAFMRAVNTPPRGVGRSSLNALAEISTKEGLSLYEASKNASGLRIPSRAKAGLKEFVDLVEQAKEKSNNVYAALKEIVEKSGYIKMLEEEASLESEDRIENIYELLSSAYSFVDAHTERGSVADYLADVSLLTSVDLWDDSLNRVNLMTIHSAKGLEFDYVFLVGLEDGLFPLFSAYEQEHDLEEERRLFYVAITRAKKRLYLSFARSRLLRGQQNYSTPSIFLTEIPKEFVNEEKPSIDSVCDNDFQITINSIVLHPYFGQGRVVEIRGYGKNAIVTVYFKSHGLVKLSLAHTELELL